The Aerosakkonema funiforme FACHB-1375 genome window below encodes:
- a CDS encoding protein kinase domain-containing protein, whose product MTSALLNNRYRIIRALGKGGFGETFLAEDSHMPSRRLCVIKQLKPVANNPQVYELVKERFQREAAILEQLGEGHEQIPKLYAYFAEAGEFYLVQEWIEGVPLNQKIKEEGVLSESVVKEILLNILPVIDYIHNRGIIHRDLKPANIILRQKDGKPVLIDFGIAKETMCAGLDSLGEVTSSIAVGTIGYMPPEQAAGKPVYGSDIYSLGMTAIYLLIGKRPQDLKTNLKTGETIFNDSDRQISSSLAEVLERAVRSHPQERYPTAREMLLALHPVDRLLPQSQTTQPAPILPPLQAKVYSQSEAETVTLPGTVPKTSTPKVTYSRQEHRNRQILLNKVKNYWIKGVLESSLHGKALIELGLEKRLDAVDRPWGMLWETPSQTRQILPPKSKVIQQFDQLGEGRSLLILGEPGSGKTTTLLELARDLINRAEQDLDHPIPVLFNLSSWSQEKQGLTKGNCVASFANWLVREMNIKYQVSQPIGKAWVKDRQLMLMLDGLDEVSSDRRDLCVQAINEFMQSHGQTEIVVCSRIQDYEALSYRLRCQGAIFIQPLTLAQIHQYLAAAGEDLTAVNTALAADTKLQELARSPLMLNIITLAYRGMSITELPSMNLEERRQHLFDNYIIRMFARRHNDRQYSQAQAMQWLTWLAQRMSEESQTVFLIERMQTKWLKTKLQKQIYLGGLLILFVILGLTIGQLLLPIKRVIFWLILVSVIFVLIFGIDRITPVENLKWSWKNAIKTIVRGIILGLVSGFILKIPYELIFNPERWQVVALHLNNGQLHSLVRGMVFGMNMGLIYGLVRALTSPSIDERITIPNQGIRQSLKNAIVFGLLGFLVLGIAANLLHWSFFFWGSFGLCFGIIAGGGEACVKHFMLRFILYCNGYIPWNYARFLDWATERIFLQKVGGGYIFIHRLLLEHFAQMPLEKGLGDRG is encoded by the coding sequence TGAAGGAGCGATTTCAGCGGGAAGCGGCTATTTTGGAGCAACTGGGGGAGGGACACGAGCAAATTCCTAAGTTGTACGCTTACTTTGCGGAAGCAGGAGAATTTTATTTAGTTCAGGAGTGGATTGAAGGAGTTCCCCTCAATCAAAAGATCAAAGAGGAAGGAGTGCTGAGCGAAAGTGTCGTGAAGGAAATCCTATTAAATATTTTACCAGTTATCGATTATATTCACAACAGAGGTATCATCCATCGCGATCTCAAACCTGCCAATATCATTCTGCGACAAAAGGATGGCAAACCAGTTTTAATTGATTTCGGGATTGCGAAAGAAACGATGTGTGCTGGGTTGGATTCTTTAGGGGAAGTTACTAGCTCTATTGCAGTCGGTACAATCGGTTATATGCCACCTGAGCAAGCAGCGGGTAAACCTGTCTACGGTAGCGATATCTACAGTTTGGGGATGACTGCTATTTATTTGTTGATTGGTAAGCGTCCCCAAGATTTAAAGACAAATCTTAAAACAGGTGAAACTATTTTTAATGACAGCGATCGACAGATTAGTTCCAGTTTAGCAGAAGTGTTAGAGCGAGCGGTGCGATCGCATCCTCAAGAGCGCTATCCCACTGCGAGAGAAATGCTCTTGGCTTTGCATCCTGTCGATCGCCTGCTACCCCAATCACAAACTACTCAGCCTGCACCTATTCTACCACCATTGCAGGCAAAAGTATACAGTCAATCCGAGGCAGAAACAGTTACACTTCCCGGTACAGTTCCCAAGACATCCACACCCAAAGTAACCTATAGCCGACAAGAACATCGCAATCGTCAGATTTTACTCAACAAAGTCAAAAATTACTGGATAAAAGGCGTTCTGGAAAGTTCGCTGCACGGTAAAGCGCTGATTGAATTGGGTTTGGAAAAACGCCTTGATGCAGTCGATCGCCCTTGGGGTATGCTATGGGAAACGCCGTCACAAACCAGGCAAATTTTACCACCAAAAAGCAAAGTTATCCAGCAATTTGACCAATTGGGAGAAGGTCGATCGCTCCTCATTTTAGGCGAACCGGGTAGCGGCAAAACAACCACACTTTTGGAACTCGCTCGCGATTTAATTAATCGTGCCGAACAAGATCTCGATCATCCCATTCCCGTCTTATTTAATTTATCATCTTGGTCGCAAGAAAAGCAAGGTTTAACAAAGGGAAACTGTGTAGCTTCCTTCGCCAATTGGTTAGTGCGGGAAATGAATATAAAATATCAAGTTTCCCAACCAATCGGTAAAGCTTGGGTGAAAGATCGGCAGTTAATGCTAATGTTGGATGGTTTGGATGAAGTAAGTAGCGATCGCCGCGATTTGTGCGTCCAAGCAATTAATGAATTTATGCAATCACACGGACAAACAGAAATCGTAGTTTGCTCTCGCATCCAAGATTACGAAGCACTTTCCTATCGCCTGCGCTGTCAGGGTGCCATTTTCATTCAACCCCTGACTCTGGCACAAATCCATCAATATTTAGCTGCTGCGGGTGAAGATTTAACAGCAGTAAATACGGCACTTGCAGCGGATACGAAGTTGCAAGAATTAGCGCGATCGCCTTTAATGTTGAACATTATCACCCTCGCTTATCGGGGAATGTCAATCACCGAATTACCCAGCATGAATTTGGAAGAACGCCGCCAACATTTGTTCGATAATTATATCATCAGAATGTTCGCTCGTCGCCACAACGATCGTCAATATTCCCAAGCCCAAGCGATGCAGTGGTTAACTTGGTTAGCGCAAAGAATGTCAGAGGAATCGCAAACAGTATTTTTAATAGAGCGAATGCAAACAAAATGGTTAAAAACCAAATTGCAAAAGCAAATTTATTTAGGCGGATTATTGATACTTTTTGTGATTTTAGGGCTGACAATCGGTCAGTTGCTATTGCCAATTAAGCGAGTAATCTTCTGGCTGATTTTAGTTTCGGTAATTTTTGTGTTAATTTTTGGTATCGATCGCATCACGCCAGTGGAAAATTTGAAATGGTCATGGAAAAACGCGATAAAAACTATTGTTCGCGGCATAATTTTGGGTTTAGTCTCCGGATTTATACTCAAAATACCCTATGAGCTTATATTCAATCCAGAACGCTGGCAAGTTGTGGCGCTGCATTTAAACAATGGCCAACTTCATTCATTAGTTCGCGGTATGGTATTCGGCATGAATATGGGGCTGATTTACGGATTGGTTCGCGCCTTGACTTCTCCCTCGATCGATGAGAGAATAACAATACCCAATCAAGGCATCAGACAATCTCTAAAAAATGCGATCGTCTTCGGGTTGCTGGGATTTTTAGTCTTGGGAATTGCGGCTAATCTATTACATTGGTCGTTCTTTTTTTGGGGAAGTTTCGGATTGTGTTTTGGCATCATAGCAGGAGGAGGAGAAGCCTGCGTTAAGCATTTTATGTTGCGGTTCATCCTCTACTGCAATGGATATATTCCTTGGAATTACGCTCGTTTTTTAGACTGGGCAACCGAGCGCATTTTTTTGCAAAAGGTTGGCGGTGGATATATTTTTATCCACCGATTGCTATTAGAGCATTTCGCCCAAATGCCTTTGGAAAAGGGACTTGGGGATAGAGGCTAG
- the petN gene encoding cytochrome b6-f complex subunit PetN, which yields MDILSLGWVALLVLFTYSISMVVWGRNGF from the coding sequence ATGGATATTCTCTCTCTAGGTTGGGTTGCCCTATTGGTTCTGTTTACCTACTCTATCTCGATGGTAGTTTGGGGCCGTAACGGCTTCTAG